CTTCAAGTCGCAAAATGGAGCATTACCGGAGCCTGAGCCAACCATTAGATACACGATCCAGAGTATGGCCCCGAGTTAGATATTCTTTGATTCCCTTCGGGATAGGTCATAAAGAACTAGAGACTGTTTTCAGGGCCAAGAAACCCACTACCCATCTCTGGGCCGCAGCAGGTGAAGATTTTGTCGACCGGTCTTGACCACCTGGGGGATCGTGTAGTCGGTTGGAGTCTCGGTTTGGTTCCGACGCTTGCTGAGTTCGACCTCCGCGTTGCAACCAGGGACAGGCTTGCCGCCCACAATGAATGTCATCGAGGATTGAACATGAAAACTATTGGGAGACGCTCATGATCCGGACCATTCCCTTCAAATTTCCGGGCATTTCCGGGGTTCGGTGCCTGTTCACGGTTCGGGGGCCGGGAATGGACGGAAATCTGTCCTTGGAAGTCGGTGAGGCCGAGGAATCCGTCCGTCGTCGTCGGGGTGAGTTGAGAGGGCGATTTATGTGGCCGGGCTGGGCCGAGTTGCGACAGGCCCATGGAACGCGGATCGTTTTTGAGCCGGGTACCGAAGGATTCTTCGGTCCGGAGCAGGACGGGGACGGCCTGGCAACAAGGCAAAGGGGCCTGCCGCTGGTCGTGAAGACGGCGGATTGCCAAGCCCTGTTGATGACCGACGGATCAGGAAGCCATGTCGGTGCCTTGCATTGCGGCTGGCGCGGCAATCGAGCCAATTTCCCTGGTCGGGGAGTGGCCGAGTTTTGCGGCCGATACGGACTGGAGCCCGAAAATGTTCATGTGATCCGGGGGCCGAGCCTGGGCCCGGATCACAGCGAGTTTGTCGGTTTCGAAAAGGAGTGGGGGCCTGGGTTCGCTGCCTACTATCGAGAGGCGGACAAAACTATGGACCTTTGGAGGCTTACCCGAGATCAGCTCTTGGGGGCTGGAGTGCCGGAATATCAGATCTACGGGCTGGACATCTGCACCTTCGAGTCCATGGATCTGTTCTTCTCCTATCGACGGGAGAAACAGTGCGGACGGCAGACGGCCCTCATCTGGATGGAGAAATGAAAAGACCGGCCGGGATTACCCGGCCGGTCCTGGCTGTGAGGTGAAAGGCCGGAACTATTCCGCGGCCAACCCTTTCTGAACGTCGTTCAAAAGGGCCTGGGCCTGCTTGAGCTTGTCGGCCTGGGCCTGGTCGACCTGAGTGCTCAGAAAGGCGGCCTTTTGGGAAATTTCCTGAACCTGGGAGGTCAGAACCATTTTTCGGGCCTTTTCAGGCAGGTTCTGCAGGGAGGACAGGCTGGTCTCCAGTCCGTCCATCCGGGATCCAAGTTGTGTGATCTGTCCTTGGACGGCTTCCAGGGCCTCGACCTTGTGGTTCAGGCTGCTGAAATTCTGGCTGAACCCGAAGAAGAAGACCACGAGCAGGATGACGCA
This region of Deltaproteobacteria bacterium genomic DNA includes:
- a CDS encoding laccase domain-containing protein, with protein sequence MSSRIEHENYWETLMIRTIPFKFPGISGVRCLFTVRGPGMDGNLSLEVGEAEESVRRRRGELRGRFMWPGWAELRQAHGTRIVFEPGTEGFFGPEQDGDGLATRQRGLPLVVKTADCQALLMTDGSGSHVGALHCGWRGNRANFPGRGVAEFCGRYGLEPENVHVIRGPSLGPDHSEFVGFEKEWGPGFAAYYREADKTMDLWRLTRDQLLGAGVPEYQIYGLDICTFESMDLFFSYRREKQCGRQTALIWMEK